One window from the genome of Candidatus Roizmanbacteria bacterium CG_4_9_14_0_2_um_filter_38_17 encodes:
- a CDS encoding redox-regulated ATPase YchF, with the protein MSLSVGIVGLPNVGKSTLFNALLKRQVALAANYPFATVEPNVGVVEVPDERLSQLAETVAIEAGSLKPEDPLRETPSWDPSLLPPIVPATIKFVDIAGLVKGAAEGEGLGNQFLAHIREVDLICHVLRVFPDPDVVITGSLEPIDDLDTVRTELILKDLESISKAKNSKSKIDNIKEKQFREQTIDKIKQALEQGKMANSVELLDLEQEIIGPLQLLTNKPEIYALNVSEDQLSSISLPSGINPKDTAIISARIESELSNLSKEDQDAYLKELGFELSGIERMASLAYSKLNLISFLTAGVKEVRAWTIKKGTNAQESSGVIHTDFIKHFIKAIVMNYKDYIETGGWKQARELGKVRQEGKEYIVTDGDVIEFMIGK; encoded by the coding sequence ATGAGCCTATCAGTCGGAATAGTGGGACTGCCTAATGTTGGTAAGTCCACCTTGTTTAATGCGCTTCTAAAGCGTCAGGTGGCTCTGGCCGCTAACTATCCCTTTGCTACAGTTGAACCAAACGTGGGAGTTGTAGAGGTTCCCGATGAAAGATTAAGTCAGTTGGCAGAAACAGTTGCAATCGAAGCAGGATCCTTAAAACCAGAAGATCCACTACGTGAAACTCCAAGTTGGGATCCTTCTCTGTTACCTCCCATTGTTCCGGCTACTATTAAGTTTGTAGATATAGCCGGACTCGTCAAAGGTGCGGCAGAAGGTGAGGGATTAGGGAATCAGTTTCTGGCTCATATCAGGGAGGTTGATCTAATTTGTCATGTCTTGCGGGTATTTCCTGATCCAGATGTAGTTATAACAGGTTCACTTGAGCCCATTGATGATCTTGACACTGTCAGAACAGAGCTTATCTTAAAAGACTTAGAGTCTATATCTAAAGCAAAAAATTCCAAAAGCAAAATAGACAACATTAAAGAAAAGCAATTTCGTGAACAAACTATAGATAAAATCAAACAAGCGCTCGAGCAAGGGAAGATGGCAAATTCAGTTGAATTATTAGATTTGGAACAGGAGATCATAGGTCCACTTCAACTATTAACAAACAAGCCCGAAATTTATGCTTTGAACGTTTCCGAGGACCAACTATCTAGCATTAGCTTACCCTCGGGAATTAATCCAAAAGACACAGCCATTATTTCTGCAAGAATAGAAAGTGAGCTATCTAATCTCTCAAAAGAAGATCAGGACGCATACCTAAAAGAGCTAGGTTTTGAACTATCAGGAATAGAAAGAATGGCTAGTCTTGCTTACAGTAAACTAAATCTTATAAGCTTTTTAACAGCTGGAGTAAAAGAAGTTAGAGCATGGACAATTAAAAAGGGAACTAACGCTCAAGAATCAAGTGGAGTTATTCATACGGATTTCATAAAGCATTTCATAAAAGCAATCGTCATGAACTATAAAGACTACATTGAGACTGGCGGCTGGAAACAAGCCCGCGAGCTAGGAAAAGTTAGGCAGGAAGGCAAAGAATATATTGTCACTGATGGCGACGTAATTGAGTTCATGATAGGAAAGTAA